Proteins co-encoded in one Microcoleus sp. AS-A8 genomic window:
- a CDS encoding MFS transporter, with amino-acid sequence MVRNTVDCTLEETSPLPAIDVSDHRALSEVVLPTPSLAIPKKSVRTTLRASTLDGVFATFFGSVTTGVLLTNFLLELGATSVEIGLLSSIPMFVNLLQPLGAYLGDRTTSRHWYSLFIFGSSRLLWVILLVLMAGVSNSPSEHHQLLIWTLGVVFVTHILGSLGSASWFSWMAALVPRRLRGRYFGVRNSAANLMNLICVPLMGWGVSTWKGGAIQGYGIVLALGIVAGLLSLAFQWFMIDVNPQAPTESKGVSRGDSNEPASRWFKDTNFLMFLLYFGTWTFAVNLSTPFYSLYMLDNLHLDVSLVTLYSSLTAGANLLMLMVWGKLADRIGNRPILLSVGILVAVTPIFWLATGANPASVWIGLPLIHVLRGSTWAAIDLSIHNMQMSVAPLRNQAGYFAIAAAITGVSGALGTTAGGFLAQLPNIGGLAGLFALSAVLRLFALLPLVFVQEHRSQPLIDAWREVQLAFGLSFNRSRKNDLLLGFRPQTVLMQAVGLANRLK; translated from the coding sequence ATGGTTAGAAACACCGTCGATTGCACCCTAGAAGAGACAAGCCCCCTTCCAGCCATAGACGTTTCAGATCACAGAGCCTTATCAGAAGTCGTCCTTCCCACACCCTCTCTGGCGATTCCCAAGAAATCAGTTCGGACGACGCTCCGGGCATCAACCCTAGATGGAGTATTTGCTACGTTTTTTGGCAGCGTCACGACAGGTGTGCTGCTGACGAACTTTTTGTTGGAACTGGGTGCAACGAGTGTGGAAATTGGCTTACTCTCGTCAATTCCCATGTTTGTTAATTTGCTGCAACCCCTAGGAGCCTATCTGGGCGATCGCACAACGAGCCGTCACTGGTACAGTCTTTTTATTTTTGGCTCCTCGCGGTTGTTGTGGGTGATTCTGTTGGTATTAATGGCAGGCGTGAGTAATTCTCCAAGCGAACACCACCAACTTCTGATCTGGACATTAGGAGTTGTCTTTGTCACCCATATCCTGGGTTCACTCGGCAGTGCGTCTTGGTTCAGTTGGATGGCGGCATTGGTGCCTCGGCGGTTGCGGGGACGATATTTTGGGGTTCGTAATAGTGCCGCCAATTTGATGAATCTGATCTGCGTTCCCTTAATGGGATGGGGAGTGTCAACCTGGAAAGGTGGGGCGATTCAAGGTTACGGCATTGTTTTAGCTTTAGGCATTGTCGCCGGTCTGCTCAGTTTGGCTTTTCAGTGGTTCATGATTGATGTGAATCCCCAAGCCCCCACAGAGTCTAAAGGTGTCTCTCGTGGTGACTCCAATGAGCCAGCTTCTCGGTGGTTTAAGGATACGAACTTCTTGATGTTTCTGCTCTACTTCGGGACTTGGACGTTTGCGGTTAACCTCAGCACGCCGTTTTACTCCCTGTATATGTTGGATAATTTGCATCTGGATGTCAGCTTAGTCACGCTGTACAGCAGCTTAACGGCTGGCGCGAATCTGCTGATGCTGATGGTATGGGGGAAGTTGGCGGATCGGATTGGGAATCGACCTATTTTACTCTCGGTGGGGATTTTGGTGGCGGTGACGCCTATATTCTGGCTGGCGACGGGAGCTAACCCCGCTTCTGTGTGGATCGGGTTGCCCCTGATTCATGTGCTGCGGGGGAGTACTTGGGCGGCGATCGATCTGAGTATTCACAATATGCAGATGAGTGTGGCACCTTTACGCAATCAAGCCGGTTATTTTGCGATCGCTGCCGCTATTACTGGGGTGAGTGGAGCACTGGGAACCACGGCGGGAGGCTTTCTTGCTCAGCTACCGAATATCGGTGGCTTAGCTGGCTTATTTGCTCTTTCTGCGGTTTTACGACTGTTTGCCTTGTTGCCGTTGGTGTTTGTCCAGGAACATCGCTCTCAGCCGTTGATTGATGCATGGCGTGAAGTTCAGTTAGCGTTTGGCTTATCGTTCAATCGTTCTCGCAAGAATGACTTACTTTTAGGTTTTAGACCTCAAACTGTGCTGATGCAAGCTGTAGGATTAGCAAATCGCCTTAAATAG